The DNA segment TGGGAATAGAGGGCTGGCTTTAATTAGAGGTAAAGTTGATGATTTGATGGAGATGAAAAGTCAATCAGGAAAGAGATTGAAAGAAAGAAGTTAAAGagcatatgaaaaaaaaaaccctttatGGAATAGCCTCCTTGATTATTTGAAATCCGGAGAGTgggaaggaaaagaaggaagcCAAAGGAAGAAAAACTGCTGAAGGTTGCAGAGTATTAACGAATTTGGTGTCTGGGGTAAACTGTTGAAGATGGAAGAGCTCTTTGTGCGAAGCTGGGTATTCTTTTTCGTTGTGCTTTGATGGGTTTAATTTTGATATCTCTAGGTGGTTTCTTGAAAAAGTAATATGAGGAAGAAGATCAAATTTGCAAGCTATTTTTTTGGAGGTCTTGAAAGAGTTTGGAACATATGATGCAAAGTTTCACGATCGAATGTTTATAGATTTATATTAGACTTCACAAGGAAACACTAAAAATTAACTTCCCAAGACTTACGTGCAggtaaaatttcaaatttaccaTAGTATAATAGAACATGAAACAGAGAGAAGATATTGCAGAGCATACTCTGGAAAAGATGGTGCAGGTTTTTTGCTGATGATGGATGTGGTTCATATTCGAAAAATAAGTCAAAACGTGAGCGATTAAGGCAACAATTTTCCCCTGCAGCATTAAAAGAAGGCATCCTTAGGAAATTTAATGTCTGGAATTGAATAGATTGAACATCCAAACTTGATACTTTCCTATGAAGAACAAAGCAACACAGCGCAGTCATTCCAATCAAAAACTTATTATCTTATCTAGTTGTTCCCAATTTTTTCCCAACTAAAAGAAGAAACAGGACATAATAAATCCAGACCTCGATCAATATTGGATCATGACAATTTTATTAAGTACTATACTTAAAAATTTCCCATACTAGGGCATTTGAACCCTGAAAATAATATACAATATAGCATATGAAGTAGTCCATTACTTGAATTGCACTAATGACTAATAGAAGCTTTCTGGCACCAATATCACATGAAAAATGGAGCACTTGGTAAATATCAGTAACATACTCCAGATTTCATCACGTGGTaaattttagtaaaattttCCAATCTGGGCCTTTCAATTTTAACAGAAGATATACCCACTAACCATATGATCCAATATGATCGATGTCGgtatacattatagtaattaaaagaaattagcaATGTTGGATAAGGATTCCAAAGTCAAGGatcgacaaaaaaaaaataaaaataaaaataataaaaataataaaaaaagagagagagaagagagagagagaaagaaacatGAAACAGGTTGCATTGAGAGAACCTGTTATTGAACTTAGAACATTGATGCAGTTAACGAGCCGATCACAAAGATTATCTAAAAGGACTGTTCCCCAATCGCTGAAGTAGCATACAAAAATATAGACATGAGTGTTATGAACTATGGTGAAGCTAAAAATGCAACCCattacaaaatcaaaattgggCAAAGCATAGGATGACAACCTTTTAAAGTTGAGTTCACGAAATCCCGCGGAAAGAATTATCTACcgagaaaaatataaagaataagCTTATTAGTTATTACTTAACAATGCTAATTACAAAATAACAAGCCAGAGCCAGGAATACCGTATCAAGATGTGTGTCAACCATTAGACGTACTAATGGAGCAGTTATATGTTCCAAGTACGATATAGGACTTAAAAGAGCAGCTGCTTCAACTTTCTTGGCTATGTCTGGCTGGGTAAGAGCAGCAAAAGACATGATTGTTCCCTGTGAACAAAGATAAAAGATGACACCATAGCAACAATATATGATTTCAGATTAAGAATCTCGAAGAAGAAGATATGAGACCTGTGAGTGTCCAACAACATAAATTTTCCTGTCTGTCAATGAATTTATGTAGTTAATCATTGCTGCAAGATCGTACAGAGCCAACTCTTCCCAACTCCAATTCCAAAATTCCTACAATGAGAATATACTTTAGTCAAAGACGAACAGAAATTAAACATACGCAATTTATGTTATATAACTTTCAAGATTGTCCTAAGATACTCATGGACCAGTAATCCACCAAACAATATAGTGCAGAAATTTGAGGACAAAATAGGCTTTAGCAAATCAACACAATTAGCATGAAATCAAATGGTCCTTTAAGATAATCTGTCATTTGACTGCTGAACTCCATAAAACCTCACGGATCACACAAATTTGTATGAAGTTTGAACCGCCAAAATTGACAGCATGATACTCTCCAACTTAATGCACTGAGCACGGACGAGCTACAACATGTTTGTATCGTTATTTAACTTTCTAGTTACATGGATTACACCCACAACACAATGAGGAAACCCTTGCTATTAATATGTTCTTTCTCTGCATTTAGTTAACATCTTACACATCCTAAGGACTTTGTAGTAAATTATTCTATGAATACCTTATCATCCTCTGATAGGGATGTATGCCCATGACTCCACCGTGTTCCACGCACATTTCCTATCCACACATCAAATCCATTATCTGCAAGAATAAAGCCTAAAGATTGTTTTGCAGAATTCAAAAACCATCCATCGCCACCCTGCACGTGCACCAGTTCAGACAATGAAAGGTATGAAAAGCTAGTGTTAGGAACCCCTTATCTGTGAGAATGATCCCAGACtacaaaattattcaaaattcacAATCCATGTTTCAAAATACGCAGTTATTGATCTCCTAGACGAGAAAATTTACGGATAATTGGATCTTGCCAAGCATAGAATATTGTACCAATTAACGAAACTTAAAAAGACTATTCAGTATACTTTGAGATGTGTAAAAACAACTTGAAAAGAATCTCACTTGGAGAGACAACGAAACAGAGAGCAAAAGATTGAAAAGAGAGAGACAGAGTAAAAAATGTAAGTAGGGCTTTGGCTAAAATCTGCCTTGAGGCTTGATGGCATTCATCATTGCGCAGGGTCATGTGAATCTTCTCTATATCATTCCCATTTTATCAGATTTCCCCAAAAGCACGAAAATAGTCATTTCACTGGAATATCAAGAGATAGGGCAGTTGAAAATTTCAACAAAAGGAAATAACTCTCAGTAGTATAAAAATTATCAGGCAACATTATCGATTTTAGCTATTGCTGATAGAGTTAGACCATAAAAGAGTAAACTAACCTAACAGATATAGTTACAATATTGCAAAACTGTTAGAAGACTCACCATGAACAGTCCATGGAGGAGCAAAATTGGAGGGCCTTTTCGCTTTTCCAAATCTCCATCACGTGAAGATACACGTTGCAGACCCAATAGAAAACCATCCTTTGTTTGAATCTAAgaaatttataagaaaatcacGTCCGTCAGTACTGCACAAGCGTACTCAAGTGCACTACTAAAAGCACAATTCATCCTCCCAGTCTGCAATAATCGATACCATTCCTCAGAATTCAAaagaattataataaaataacatatcgtccaaaaataataagaaaaacaaaattatactGTAGAAATGCGTTCGGCTCCAAATAGCTGAGGAGAAATTGATAAAATCAGAGATCTACATACGAGTCAGAATCAATCATACTTTTTCGCGTATTATCTCTATGCCTATTCTTTCAATTAGGAACACAAAGAACGATACAAATGCATCGGTTTATCCAGAATCTCGACAGAAACAAATCAAACCAAAGACGGACGTCGAATCTAAGATTACAAAGGAAATCATTCCATCGTTCTCACCTCAGGAGACATAATAAACAAGAAGCATTAGAGCCAATTAGTTGACTAAATCTTTTCCAGTTTCTCCACTTGAAACAAACACTAATACTGTCTCATTTCACAAACAATTCCTAATCTACACCGTCCACTAATTAATGAACCAAAAAATTAGAAGCGAAATGAGAGAATGAGAGTACCGTATGCTCGGCGCAAGGATAGCCAGCAGGATGAACGAGTTGAGAGCACAAGGACTTCTGGTCGGACCGAGCGTGAGGGAGAATCGAGTACTCGACGGAACTAAAGGAGGAATTATGGGCGGAGTGGAGAGGGAAGAAGAACAGAAGAAATATCAGAGACATCAATGGGGTCGCCATCTTCGAAACAAAGATTGATCTTCAAGTCGCAGTGAGCAAAATTAGTTGAAAAAAATTAACTGTTCATTGTATATTATTTGGGGAAATATGAACGGAATTAGTTGGTGGCTGTGCCCACGCGCCCAATTGCTTATATAAGCGCGTGCAGTTTATTCGTTGCTTGGGAAgggcatgattttaatttaggtAAACCTATTTCTTCATCAAATTATTAAAGTATCgctttagagagagagaaagagagagaaagagagagaaagaaagaaaaactaagggagaaaatccatttataaatttttttttttttttgaagcaaTCCATTTATATCTTAAACATTAGGTAttagtaaacatcaatttcttttcttatagaaaactaaaatttttatagttttaggataaatattaattagaggtgttcaaataacccgatAACCCGAACAACTCAGACTACTCAACCCAAAATATAAGGATTGGGTTGgattagttttgttcttgggttAGGTCGTgggttggttaaaaaaaattgataccCATCTTTAGGtcttatatttcaaaaatatctttaaatttgaattttttttagaaagacttttaatattatttttgaacaaatttacccttttattatttttattcccgatttatatatatatgtccctattttcaaatttttcttaatgatgGAGAGAGAAACTGTATTTATCATGGAGagaagattaatttaatatgaattttttttttttcatattttcaaatggagcaagaaaatatatttatttgttgagatttttcctttacttaatttaattggagagagaaaatacatttaataaattttttcctATTATCATTGGTT comes from the Benincasa hispida cultivar B227 chromosome 5, ASM972705v1, whole genome shotgun sequence genome and includes:
- the LOC120077062 gene encoding triacylglycerol lipase 1 isoform X1, which codes for MATPLMSLIFLLFFFPLHSAHNSSFSSVEYSILPHARSDQKSLCSQLVHPAGYPCAEHTIQTKDGFLLGLQRVSSRDGDLEKRKGPPILLLHGLFMGGDGWFLNSAKQSLGFILADNGFDVWIGNVRGTRWSHGHTSLSEDDKEFWNWSWEELALYDLAAMINYINSLTDRKIYVVGHSQGTIMSFAALTQPDIAKKVEAAALLSPISYLEHITAPLVRLMVDTHLDTIILSAGFRELNFKSDWGTVLLDNLCDRLVNCINVLSSITGENCCLNRSRFDLFFEYEPHPSSAKNLHHLFQMIRKGTFSRYDYGLLKNMRVYGQRKPPEFDLSRIPKSLPLWMAYGGNDELSDWTDLEHTIKELKPVPELVYLENYGHVDFILSMNAKKDLYDPMIKFFKSLAKSSSM
- the LOC120077062 gene encoding triacylglycerol lipase 1 isoform X2 translates to MATPLMSLIFLLFFFPLHSAHNSSFSSVEYSILPHARSDQKSLCSQLVHPAGYPCAEHTIQTKDGFLLGLQRVSSRDGDLEKRKGPPILLLHGLFMGGDGWFLNSAKQSLGFILADNGFDVWIGNVRGTRWSHGHTSLSEDDKEFWNWSWEELALYDLAAMINYINSLTDRKIYVVGHSQGTIMSFAALTQPDIAKKVEAAALLSPISYLEHITAPLVRLMVDTHLDTIILSAGFRELNFKSDWGTVLLDNLCDRLVNCINVLSSITGENCCLNRSRFDLFFEYEPHPSSAKNLHHLFQKIERRGLMQECILTHPYQRFERLVCVTIFHITERTNFSFSKTKTDPIPNTSLMS